The following nucleotide sequence is from Saccharothrix texasensis.
ACCAGCTCCTCGTGGCTGACCTTGACCACCGTCGGACCGCCCGCGAGCGCGGCGGCCAGCCGGTCGCCGGACAGGTCCACGACGACGCGGCAGCCGTTGCCGCCGAGGTCCTTGGCGAGCCGCTCGTAGACCGAGTCGGGCACCGGGGTGTCCTTCGCGGCGGGTCCGCTCAGCACGGCGACACCCGCGTCCAGCGCTTCGATGAGCATCATCTCGTACAGGTCGTCCAGCTCGTGGCGGGACAGCGCGTCGGCGGGCATCCGCACCAGCTGGTCGCGCCCGCCATCCCGCCGGTCGTGCACGTAACCGCCGTTGCGGGCGGCGACCTCGCGGACCTTCAGCTCGACCCCGATCAGGTTCCGCAGCACCTGACCGGTCTCACCGCCCAACGCCGAGCACAGCACCACCTCGGCCCCCAGGGACTCGATCATGCGCGAGATCCACACACCCTGCCCTCCGGCGTGGATGTGGATGTCGGGCGTGCCGTCCAACTCCTCCACCGTCACCGTCAACTCCGGCGACGGCGCGAACACCGCTACTCGATCGGGCATAACGGACATCTACCCGATTCCGCCGTGATCGAATCACGGCGGAGGCTCTTCCGGCCCGCGTCACATCGGCGGCAACCGCGGCTCGGCGAGCCAGGAGCGGAAGTGCGCGGTCAGCGGTTCGGGGGTGTGGCGTTGGGCGAGGGCCACGAAGTCGCTCGTCGTCGCGGCGCCGTGCCGGTGGGTCGCGGTCCACTCGCGCAGGACGCCGAAGAACGCCGCGTCGCCGAGGCGGGTCCGCAGGCCGTGCACGGTCAGCGCGCCCCGCTGGTAGACCCGGTCGTCGAACAGGTTCGCCACACCGGGGTCGCCGATCCGGAGGTCCTGCGGCAGCCGGGCCAGGCGGGCGTGCGCGCGGGCGGCGTGCGCCTGGGCGGCGGGGCCGCCGGACCGCTCGGACCACAGCCACTCCGCGTAGCAGGCGAAACCCTCGTTGAGCCAGATGTCGCGCCAGTCGGCCAGGCCCACGCTGTTGCCGAACCACTGGTGCGCCAGCTCGTGCGCGACCAGCCGCTCGTGCCCGCGCCGCCCGTCCACGTGGTTGGCGCCGAACACCGACATGCCCTGCGCCTCGACCGGCACCTCCAGCTCGTCGTCGGTCACCACGACCTGGTACGTCCGGAACGGGTAGGGGCCGAACAGCTCCTCGAACACGGCCATCATCCGCGGCTGGCGGGCGAAGTCGTGCTTCGCGGCGCGCAGCAGCCGTGCGGGCACGGCCACGTCCTGGCCCACGGCCAGCGGCAGCCGCTCGTACAGGCCGATCTGCACCGACGCCAGGTAGGTCGCCATCGGCTCGGCCTGCTCGTAGACCCACGTCGTGCTGCTGCCACCCGTGCGCCGCTCGACCGGCACCCCGTTCGCCAGCACCGCGTACGGCGACGGCGCGGTGACGGAGACCCGGTAGGTCGCCTTGTCCCGCACCAGGTCGTTGCACGGGAACCAGGACGGCGCGCCGATGGGCTGGCTCGCCACCAGCGCGCCGTCGGTGAGCTGGTCCCAGCCGAGCTCGCCCCAGTGCCGGGAGCGGACCGGGCGGGCCACGCCCGAGTAGCGCACCTCGACGGTGAACGGCCCGTCCACCGGGCGCGAGGGCCGCACGCGCAGCTTGCCGCCGCCGTGCACGTGCCGGGCCGGCCG
It contains:
- a CDS encoding M1 family metallopeptidase; the protein is MTGPYLADHGDGGYRVAHYDLELDYKPHTGRLAGRATLSAVATGPCARVVLDFGTLTVSRVLVDGRPARHVHGGGKLRVRPSRPVDGPFTVEVRYSGVARPVRSRHWGELGWDQLTDGALVASQPIGAPSWFPCNDLVRDKATYRVSVTAPSPYAVLANGVPVERRTGGSSTTWVYEQAEPMATYLASVQIGLYERLPLAVGQDVAVPARLLRAAKHDFARQPRMMAVFEELFGPYPFRTYQVVVTDDELEVPVEAQGMSVFGANHVDGRRGHERLVAHELAHQWFGNSVGLADWRDIWLNEGFACYAEWLWSERSGGPAAQAHAARAHARLARLPQDLRIGDPGVANLFDDRVYQRGALTVHGLRTRLGDAAFFGVLREWTATHRHGAATTSDFVALAQRHTPEPLTAHFRSWLAEPRLPPM
- a CDS encoding PfkB family carbohydrate kinase, whose protein sequence is MPDRVAVFAPSPELTVTVEELDGTPDIHIHAGGQGVWISRMIESLGAEVVLCSALGGETGQVLRNLIGVELKVREVAARNGGYVHDRRDGGRDQLVRMPADALSRHELDDLYEMMLIEALDAGVAVLSGPAAKDTPVPDSVYERLAKDLGGNGCRVVVDLSGDRLAAALAGGPTVVKVSHEELVSDGLAKSDALPDLVEGCRRIAETGASAVVVSRAAEETLAWLDGALYLVETPDLSPVDTRGGGDSMTAGLAAGLALGHSVEESLKLGAAAGTVNVTRHGLGTGSGDVVRGLVDRVRLRPWEDA